The Nerophis lumbriciformis linkage group LG03, RoL_Nlum_v2.1, whole genome shotgun sequence genome includes the window GCGAAGACAGAACCGTACCTTCCGTGCACACCTATATGTAGTCCTCTTTGGTCCTCACACCAGCGCATAGTCAAGGTGTCCTTTGTCCAGACCCTCCTTGTGGTCCGTCCAGGAGGAGGCCGGCATGCTGCTGTAAGGGTCTAAGAGGATCCGCACGCAGCGAACCATCAGGAAGAGCAGCAGCAGCACCAGGAGGCCCATGAAGCACAAGGCTGTGCCCTGGTCAGGGTGTCCCGCCATGGGCTGCAGGACCGCCGGGGCCCTGGCGAAGCCGGGCGGGGCCGGAGAGGACATGTCATAATCCACCACCCAGTAGTCGGTGTTGCTCATCTTCCTTGTCGTCTCTGCGCTGCTTCGGTTCACAAAGGCGTGTCAGGCGGTCCGGTGGAAGATGTCTGCCGAGCAACACAAGACCACGTCATGAACACGGATGGCCCACTAAAGTCACACCTCAATGGAGCAAATTGTTCCGGGAGGAATAGCACACAGCAATTAGGAACACAAACTAAGGAGCTGAGCAGCAAGCTGAGGCAGGCTCGGAAGATGGAAAATAATCTCTTTAATAGCAACTGCAtgagtgtttatatatatatatatatatttctttattttcatgactatttacattgttgattgtcactgaaggcatcaaaactatgacacctgtgaggtgaaaaccatttcaggtgactacctcttgaagctcatggagagaatgccaagagtgtgcaaagcagtaatcaaagcaaagggtggctattttgaaggaacgagaatataaaacatccatccgtccatccattttctaccgcttattcccttcggggtcgcggggggcgctggagcctatctcagctacattcgggcggaaggcggggtacaccctggacatgtcgccacctcatcgcagggccaacacagatagacagacaacattcacactcacgttcacacactagggccaatttagtgttgccaatcaacctatccccaggtgcatgtctttggaggtgtggggggttggggtgggggcggagtttggtgggAGCAGGGGTGTacaatgtagcctggaagagtcagtgctgcatgggattctgggtatttgttctgttgtgtttatgttgtgttaaggtgcagatgttctcccgaaatgtgttcgtcattcttgtttggttttggttcaaagtgtggcgcattattagtaagaatgttaaagttgttttatatggccaccgtcagtgtgacctgtgtggctgttgaccaagtatgccttgctgtcacttacatgtgcaagtagaagatgcatacaacaaaaggctgggctggcgcgctgtttgtacatattgtagaGGGTGCTGTACATATTGtagagtagtgatgggttgatgaggcgtcatgaagcgtatcgacacattgcaaaactgtattgatactgtgtcgatactgtgtcactaaatactgacaactgctggacattaaaaatccctacaggcaacctatggaccgactcaactgacactgattttatgacctagtatatacaataatataaactaagtcattgtatttcatttaggattatttctagagataaatgcattaaaatgtaatatcggaaattatcggtatcgttttttttattatcggtatcgtttttttaattttttttaatcaacataaaaaacacaagatacacttacaattagtgcaccaacgcaaaaaaactccctcccccatttacactcattcacacaaaagggttgtttctttctgttattaatattgtggttcctacattatatatcaatatatatcaatacagtctgcaagggatacagtccgtaagcacacatgattgtgcgtgctgctgctccactaatagtactaatctttaacagttaattttactcattttcattaattactagtttctatgtaactgtttttatattgtttaactcttttttattcaagaaaatgtttttaatttaattaacttattttattttattaatttaaaaaaaaagtacctcatcttcaccatacctggttgtccatattaggcataataatgtgttaaatccacgactgtatatagtggttgatatcggtatcggttgatattggtatcggcaattaaagagttgggcaatatcggaatattggcaaaaagtcattatcggacatccctaattatttcatattttcatttaaatttatttatcttttttagatacagtcaataaataatgtgaacatgtatcataacatggaaatctaagataacgtgttgtgaatgaggatgcttgtggactgggaatgtttttttttgtttgtttttttacacatttttatttttaaaaaactgtttttccaacgtattacattttagacgatttctcttcttagttattatttctccgactgacagcattgaggaggtggatttgttaatgtacgacaattctgtcgtacaaatgagacatttaacctgcagaaaatatgaatagtaatctaagaatcattttgaagagattttgaattctaatagatcaagtggaaactttgagagaagaggatgaaacgacaaggaaattaacacaaatacatttttttcccgatatatgatcaaaatattcccacacgaCGGAAATCTTTCTTTTTGCCAGAGGATGCTCCATAATCTCCGACGACGATAAATTAGAACTGACCAACGACAGAAGTGCGACGATTCTGTTGGCAGCAGCATCTCGTTGACAGATGCGTTTCCTTataaaaacacagtttggcgcgcaggcgtcagtgcgacacagttcgcgtatcggtcacgtgaccgagacagctcatgatcggtcacgtgactttctaaaagcggtacgcgcaccgacacagggttttgctctatgagctcgacgcatgcgccgatgcatcggtgttgccggacccatcactattgtagagggtgctgaatgctgtaccatcatggcacgcccttatttttagggtgaaaatcggagaatattagtcccggaagttttctgcgagaagcactgaaatccggaaatctcccgggaaaattgggagggtcgacaagtatgcagctgagccgcatcagagtgatcaaagaaccactataaggcgcacctaaaaaccacaaattttctcaaaagctgacagtgcgccttataacccggtgcgctttatatatggattaatattaagattcattttcataaagtttcggtctcgcaactacggtaaacagccgccatcttttttccccgtagaagaggaagtgcttcttcttctacgcaagcaaccgccaaggtaagcacccgcccccatagaacaggaagcgcttcttcttctactgtaagcaaccacccgcccgcgtagaaggagaagaagtgcgcggatattacgtttcctttcctttgtgtgtttacatctgtaaagaccacaaaatggctcctactaagcgacagggatccggttcatgaaaagacacaatctctccatccgcacacggattactatttcacagcaactgcctaaagactttcaagaaaagctggctactgtccgtgcatattgtaaaaacaagatagctgaaaaaaagatccggccagagaacattatcaacatggacgaggttccactgacttttgatattcctgtgaaccgcactgtggatacaacgggagcacgtacggtgaatattcgcaccacaggaaatgagaagtcatccttcactgtggttctagcttgccatgctaatggccagaaacttccacccatggtgatattcaaaaggaagaccttgccaaaagagacctttccagccggcgtcatcataaaagctaactcgaagggatggatgaagaaaagatgagcgagtggttaaggtaagtttaagtttacgcgaagaggccgggtggcttttttcacgcagctccgtccatgttgatatacgactccatgcgcgcccacatcacactggtttttaatatattattaaagtttgactgacctatctgactgtttttttgacattcctttagcgcagttagatgcggcttataacacggggcgtcttataggtggacaaagttttgaaatatgccgttcattgaaggcgcggcttataacccagggcgccttatggtgcggaaaatacggtagttacgacGACAAACCCTCGTCATTTCACAcatcgacatctacaaagcaattagctacctgctgccacctactgatatggaagagtattacacggttactctgccgagctctagacagcaccgacactcaacaacaacacatcatttgcagactataattacttgtttgcaaaaaaatattttcaacccaaataggtgaaattacataatctcccacggcacaccagactgtatctcacagcacactagtgtgccgcggcacagtggttgaaaaacactgctctatatgcagggccggcccgtggcataggccgtataggcaaatgctaagggcgccgtccatcagggggcgccacgccagtgccacaaatgttggagaaaaaaaaaagttggtactattatttctaaatacaaaaaataatcccacgttaattaaaatgcaaagtaaagcctatataatagaaatattatttgttacaacattacgccctccTCACCCCCCCACGGTGcgcccccttcccgtatcatgactctttttggacgtcaccacatcaaaaaatcaacacaagatgtcaaaacggccaaaactgtcaggtgcccagggaagaaaaaagagaaaagaagaggaggagaaacgagaaaagacagaggtagcaggtaggtaacgttagcctacatgaaattatttgtctgttacagaatgtgatagtagctggctttttagcattaggctaatgttacatgattcggcaattgctaatcaataaatagctagttctgttttaacgtcgggttaatattgtggaggggggtaaattgttatggaaaataataatgtaacgttaggtaattacagtactcccaccttacattcctcagggacatttgtattagatcttttaagcaggtgttttttgtttacattgttattgccttctggttagctaatgtttgccctgcaggtaatagtcacttttccacccctttatatattaggtatagttgtaagcctagttgttaaagtgcacatcattaatgttaattaagcaatatgtatgtaaaaaatattgtatttcatatattaattttttattttttgcattcatttatttattcatattttttttaatcttgttaactattctgattgttaatttgctttctttaagtaaaaaaaaggtcaaagacaaagctattcggtttcttgtgagtatatacacttcactgccgatgtgggggggcgccacctaaaatcttgcctagggcgccagattggttagggccgggcctgctataTGTCAAAACAGGAGTGTTCTGTTCtctttggaggaaaaaaaaacactattcaaagatcctctatacgacacaTTTAACGCATCGCATTTAATTGGCCTATAGGGAATAAATGAACGTCCCTGTGTAGTCTGCCTAGCAACACGCGGCAGAGTCGTATTTCAGTGGCGAGGTGGAATGATTTGTGTCGTCCCTGCCATTCACCACGCCGCCATCGGATGACAAATCCGACAGTAAGAGAAAGGACCGTCGTTTGTCTCCTTTCAGGACTTACGCCCGAACGAGACGCGGCTGCCCTTGTCCTGAACTGGAGCGTGGCAAAGCGGGAGAATAAATAAATCACAGCGAGTTGCAGAAACACTCTCCGCCGTGACCTCTTTAATGGGCCGTGGAGTGAGGAGACTTTTCCTGGGATGCACTTTCCAGTCAGCAGGTTCTATTCTAGGAACCTGTGCCCAAGTTCTTTGTCTGCCCCCGAACATCCTCACATTGATGGCTCTCCACATGGAGACATCCGGGAAGAGGCAACTCCGCCATGAAGGGAGCGCTGAGTTTACACAGCAAGCGCCACTTCCAACTAGTGttgacccgataccaatattgtagtaccggtaccggtaccggtaccacaatgtatttcaatacttttctgtaCATTCAgtacatgtctggactacaggcactcttttactatgtagccacgctgttgtaacacgtggcttggtattgtcctgctgaaataagcaggggcgtccatgtttacgttgcttggatggcaacatatgttgctccaaaacctgtatgcacctttcagcattaatggtgccttcacagatgtgtaagttacccataccttgagcactaatacacccccataccatcacacatgctggcttttcaactttgcgccgataacaatccggatggttcttttcctctttggtccagttgtgtccaaaaacaatttgaaatgtggattcatcAGATCACAGAAtacgtttccactttgcatcagtctaccttcgctggcggcgtttctgggtgttgttgataaatggctttggctttgcatagagttttaacttacacttacagatgttgcgacaaaccatagttacggacagtggtgttctgaggtgttcctgagcccatgtggtgatatcctttacacactgatgtcgcttcttgatgcagtaccgcctgagggatccaaggtctcgggcattcaatgtttattacgtatacgtgcagtgatttctcctgattctctgaaacttttgatgatattacggaccgtagatggtgttgcgttttggaccagttgttcctcccagggaattcaagtcacaattcgctcccaagttctttccgacacttaaagctgagttgaaaaaccaccagagacagaataggtattttgttgtatattctcaaaactttgccaatatacattttgattgagaccagtctaaccctagaacattctatcgcgcctcccaaaaatggtctgtcttcccgatcccaccaccctctctctcctcccatctctgtagaccaaacaaatgctagtctaaacacattccaaagaactcaaggtttacacacatagtatacttgctgacagagcatcaagagaataaatggaaaacacaagctgttttcaaatatgactaagaaatgaaagaagtacaacttaaattcggatatatgtaaatatctgcctcggacaatggtgaaatccctaaattccttgcaatagcttgttgagaaatgtattttgatactttttggtacatttcggtacttttctaaataaagggtaccacaaaaaatggcattattggcttttttttaacaaaaaatcttacggtacattaaacatatgtttattattgcaattgaagaacaattttgtccttaaataaaatggtgaacatactagacaacttgtcttttagtagtaagtgtcacggcccgggcgcgccactccggctgcagcaggcggctgcaatcaatctgcaatcagcacacctgaagctgatgagaCGCCGCGCTTCTTAAGCtagtgcaaacctgcgttccgggccagaacgtagttacctgttccgtacagtaagccgaaaCGTCTAGCTCTATGCGCACTCCCTCTCTCCGTGTTTCCCCACCTCTGTGCTCAAAGTGTGTTGTCCTGTGTCCTGTTCCCGCAGTCCCTCTTCGCTCTCCGGGttcaagctgtgtgtcttgtctccctggATTCCCCCTGGTCTTCTTGCTGCCTGTCTGGATCTTGACCTCTCGCCTgaacacggactctgacgcctcgctcctgcccttgacctcacgcTTAAAGACGTTGTTGCTTCCGTGCAGTCTTCTTCCCCCCTGTATCGTAACAGTAAGGAaataaagactcctaattagtatgtagtaacatattgtgtcattgatacagctattattttgtctacattatgagggacaaactgtaaaaattgattattaatctacttgttcatttactgttaatatctgctaattttttgagtttataaacataatatgattttttttaaaaggaaaaaagatattgtgacaataaaaaatattgatgtaatcatagtagtatcgactagatacgctattgtacttggtatcatgtagatccacccatggtgtttgtttacgttCAGGGTgccagcttgctgttagcggttagctatcgtatcctaCTTGtaagtacttgtaagaaacgtactttatccgtcgccatggaggcgaggattagtcatttagaagtagctaaaacactgtggatggatgttagccgctagctagctagccatgtcttaaagcacctcttcctgagggtgtttcagtgttataacctcacttttatctttactttttaagccaaaatgcgtccattctcccttttctgtctacacactgtgtctacttgtaagtactctgtgtgtgcgcgctgccgaacatgctcctctgctcgcaaaaccagcaatgtcacgacgtgacgacgcgcccgggaaccggtacttttcaaaaagagtatagtaccatttttgattcattagtaccgcgatactataccagtaccagtataccgtacagccCTAGCTCCAACACTGCTCATGCTAATTAAAATCAACAGTCATTTGTTTGCCGACAACTCAAGCTGTGACGAAACAATTTAATCACCACATCTTACCTCACTCACGTTGTTTAGATATTGTTTGTGTAACGTTTTCAACTAATGGCCG containing:
- the LOC133589053 gene encoding cortexin-1, giving the protein MSNTDYWVVDYDMSSPAPPGFARAPAVLQPMAGHPDQGTALCFMGLLVLLLLFLMVRCVRILLDPYSSMPASSWTDHKEGLDKGHLDYALV